One segment of Aquimarina sp. BL5 DNA contains the following:
- a CDS encoding VOC family protein has translation MLKHIHPKLPMRDKTITKNFYLNELNFQPLGSVDYDGYLMLKKDDIEIHFFEFKALDPKENYGQVYIRVEEIEKFYQVLLDNETKIHPNGSLEIKPWGQKEFSILDPDNNLLTFGEHI, from the coding sequence ATGCTAAAACACATTCATCCTAAGTTACCAATGCGTGATAAAACGATTACCAAGAACTTCTATTTAAACGAACTAAATTTTCAACCATTAGGAAGTGTGGATTATGATGGTTATCTGATGCTAAAAAAAGACGATATTGAGATTCACTTTTTTGAATTCAAAGCGCTGGATCCAAAAGAAAATTATGGGCAAGTGTATATACGAGTAGAGGAAATTGAAAAGTTTTATCAAGTACTGCTGGATAACGAAACAAAAATCCATCCCAACGGAAGTCTGGAGATAAAACCTTGGGGGCAAAAGGAATTTTCTATTCTTGATCCTGACAATAATTTGCTAACTTTCGGAGAGCATATTTAA
- a CDS encoding nuclear transport factor 2 family protein has product MKNSKLLCIGVLILFPILAFSQEISKMDRAKNIVAAVNQKDAKLYIENFTKDVKIYMYGEDGTFDLKVDGIEALYKNRAAHLKKHPDVRNEIQHLAEIDNRIVMHDKIWLTPKHKEPSNIVEIFTFDKSGKISRVDVLQQSNLFSQEQ; this is encoded by the coding sequence ATGAAAAATTCAAAACTGTTATGTATAGGAGTATTAATATTGTTTCCAATATTGGCATTCTCTCAGGAAATATCAAAAATGGATAGGGCAAAAAATATAGTTGCAGCAGTAAATCAAAAAGATGCAAAGCTATATATTGAGAATTTCACCAAAGATGTAAAAATCTATATGTACGGCGAGGACGGGACCTTCGATCTAAAGGTTGATGGCATAGAGGCATTATATAAAAACCGAGCAGCACATCTTAAGAAACATCCTGATGTTCGTAATGAAATTCAGCATTTAGCAGAAATAGACAACAGGATTGTTATGCACGATAAAATATGGCTCACCCCAAAACATAAAGAACCTAGTAATATCGTGGAGATTTTTACATTCGACAAATCTGGCAAAATTTCACGAGTAGATGTATTACAGCAAAGCAATCTGTTTAGTCAAGAGCAATAG
- a CDS encoding TPM domain-containing protein, with translation MNQLIIKWNSYKVKFLIELKYLNYKLREVLGLKTIGYNKYNTLVLFKLLKKYELPFYSMHVVTTNQDLRTANLEEIHDYGLRLEKEEYLSIITNMQDEQVRIVVGENMSSLINDFQKSEIENLVQKRVSDGEILAGLEEGMKQVYFYISD, from the coding sequence ATGAACCAATTGATAATTAAATGGAATAGCTATAAGGTTAAGTTTCTTATTGAACTCAAATATTTGAATTATAAGTTGAGAGAAGTACTGGGTTTAAAAACAATTGGTTATAATAAATATAATACTTTAGTGCTTTTTAAATTGTTGAAGAAATATGAACTTCCTTTTTATAGTATGCATGTTGTTACAACTAATCAAGATTTAAGAACCGCCAATCTTGAAGAGATTCACGATTATGGCTTAAGACTTGAAAAAGAAGAGTATCTATCAATTATTACTAACATGCAAGATGAACAGGTAAGAATTGTAGTCGGGGAAAACATGAGTAGTTTGATAAATGATTTTCAAAAATCAGAAATAGAAAATCTAGTACAAAAAAGAGTTAGCGATGGAGAAATACTCGCCGGATTGGAAGAAGGAATGAAGCAAGTGTATTTTTACATATCAGATTAA